From one Bradyrhizobium sp. Ash2021 genomic stretch:
- the mobB gene encoding molybdopterin-guanine dinucleotide biosynthesis protein B, with amino-acid sequence MKVIGLAGWSGAGKTTLLTRVIPHLTERGLRVSVIKHAHHAFDVDIPGKDSWRHREAGAAEVLVSSTRRWALMHELRGAGEPRLPELLAKLARVDLVIIEGFKREPHRKIEVHRAANGKPLLFPDDPGVVGIATDTAVETTLPTAHLDDIEAIAAMMQRSAISVEDVLAKSFSEG; translated from the coding sequence ATGAAAGTGATAGGCCTCGCGGGATGGAGCGGCGCCGGCAAGACCACCTTGCTGACGCGGGTGATCCCGCATCTGACGGAAAGGGGCTTGCGGGTTTCCGTCATCAAGCACGCCCATCACGCGTTCGATGTCGACATACCCGGCAAGGATTCCTGGCGGCACCGCGAGGCCGGCGCCGCGGAAGTGCTGGTGTCCTCGACGAGGCGGTGGGCCCTGATGCATGAGCTGCGCGGCGCCGGTGAGCCACGGCTGCCGGAACTGCTGGCCAAATTGGCCCGGGTCGATCTCGTCATCATCGAGGGTTTCAAGCGCGAGCCGCATCGCAAGATCGAGGTGCACCGCGCCGCCAACGGCAAGCCGCTGCTGTTTCCCGACGATCCCGGCGTGGTCGGCATCGCGACCGACACGGCCGTTGAAACCACACTGCCGACGGCTCATCTCGATGATATTGAGGCGATTGCGGCCATGATGCAGCGATCCGCGATATC
- a CDS encoding formate dehydrogenase accessory sulfurtransferase FdhD has protein sequence MMKIDKAPVPLIVPNPDDPRLTERVTGTDQSGATVEIRVPVERPLTLYLNAQEIVTMMTIGDYPEYLALGYLLNQNMLKYDDIVTEVEYDDDLQVVVVRTEHHTNFEQKLKKRTQTSGCAQGTAFGDLLEAVESVALPKAELRTSWLYQMTHAINTMPSLYLEAGAIHGCVLCKEGQPVCYTEDVGRHNAVDKIAGWIYRHGVDPADKILYTTGRLTSEMIIKTVRMGIPILVSRSGFTAWGVELARQVGLTLVGRTRGKRFIALSGQERIIYDQNIDYVEEESARHKRKGEQRED, from the coding sequence ATGATGAAAATCGACAAAGCTCCCGTCCCCCTGATCGTGCCCAACCCGGACGATCCCCGGCTGACCGAACGCGTCACCGGCACCGATCAGAGCGGCGCCACGGTGGAAATCAGGGTGCCGGTGGAACGGCCGCTGACGCTGTACCTGAACGCGCAGGAGATCGTCACCATGATGACGATCGGCGACTATCCGGAATATCTCGCGCTCGGCTATCTCTTGAACCAGAACATGCTGAAATACGACGATATCGTCACCGAGGTCGAATATGACGACGACTTGCAGGTCGTGGTGGTGCGCACCGAGCACCACACCAATTTCGAACAAAAACTGAAGAAACGGACGCAGACGTCGGGCTGCGCGCAGGGCACGGCGTTCGGCGACCTGCTGGAAGCCGTCGAAAGCGTGGCGCTGCCGAAGGCGGAGTTGCGCACCTCCTGGCTCTACCAGATGACGCATGCGATCAACACCATGCCCTCGCTCTATCTGGAGGCCGGCGCCATCCATGGCTGCGTGCTGTGCAAGGAAGGCCAGCCTGTCTGCTACACCGAGGATGTCGGCCGCCACAACGCCGTCGACAAGATCGCGGGCTGGATCTATCGCCATGGCGTCGATCCCGCCGACAAGATTCTCTACACCACGGGCCGGCTGACCTCGGAGATGATCATCAAGACGGTGCGGATGGGCATTCCGATCCTGGTTTCGCGTTCGGGCTTTACCGCCTGGGGCGTCGAGCTGGCGCGGCAGGTCGGCCTGACGCTGGTCGGGCGCACACGCGGCAAGCGCTTCATCGCGCTGTCGGGTCAGGAGCGCATCATCTACGACCAGAATATCGATTACGTCGAAGAAGAATCCGCGCGGCACAAGCGCAAGGGCGAACAACGTGAAGACTGA
- the mobA gene encoding molybdenum cofactor guanylyltransferase MobA, with the protein MGGGDKPMRRIGGRTILERVIARLKPQCDGLILNANGDPARFAAFELPVIPDGVADFPGPLAGILAALDWAAANRPKVSLVLSAAADCPFLPRDLVARLYQALAEQNAQLAVAASDGQSHPVIGLWSAALREQLRHALVVEDVRKIDRWTARYKLATVTWPTAPLDPFFNANTMDDIAEAERLAELDGG; encoded by the coding sequence ATGGGCGGCGGCGACAAGCCGATGCGCCGGATCGGCGGCCGCACCATCCTTGAGCGCGTGATCGCGCGATTAAAACCGCAATGCGACGGGCTCATTCTCAACGCCAACGGTGATCCCGCGCGGTTCGCGGCGTTCGAACTGCCCGTCATTCCCGACGGCGTCGCCGATTTCCCCGGCCCGCTCGCCGGCATCCTGGCGGCGCTGGACTGGGCGGCGGCGAACCGGCCAAAAGTGTCGCTGGTGTTGAGCGCGGCGGCGGATTGCCCTTTCCTGCCGCGCGATCTGGTTGCACGTCTGTATCAGGCGCTGGCAGAACAGAACGCCCAATTGGCGGTCGCAGCATCCGACGGCCAATCGCATCCGGTGATCGGACTATGGAGCGCCGCCTTGCGCGAACAGCTCCGCCACGCGCTGGTGGTCGAAGACGTCAGAAAGATCGACCGCTGGACCGCGCGCTACAAACTGGCCACCGTGACATGGCCGACCGCGCCGCTCGATCCGTTCTTCAACGCCAACACCATGGACGACATTGCGGAAGCAGAGCGGCTGGCGGAGTTGGACGGGGGGTGA
- a CDS encoding FAD-dependent monooxygenase — MARPLTIAIVGAGMGGLASAAALRRVGIDVTVYEQAPQFARLGAGIQIGCNAMKVLRGLGLESRLRDGSFYPRSWNNRDWRTGEVKFDMIFGETAEQKFGAPYLLAHRGDLHAALASAVPDQCIKLGHKLVGLDETGDGVRLAFASGETAVADAVIGADGVHSVVRDMLFGASPVQFTGRIAYRTTYPAALLNGQKIDDCTKWWGEDRHIVIYYVKPDRSEIYLVTSQPEPDFRIESWSAKGDVGELRLAFAGFDRQVETVLAACPDVHKWAIVDRNSLERWSDRNVTLLGDACHPMTPYMAQGAAMAIEDAAVLSRCLDGVERDQVPDAFRRFEASRKDRTARVQQTSRANIWLKEKTDGDWVYGYDAWNVPLAA; from the coding sequence ATGGCAAGGCCGCTCACGATTGCGATTGTCGGTGCCGGCATGGGCGGGCTCGCGTCGGCGGCGGCGCTGCGGCGCGTCGGCATCGACGTCACGGTGTATGAGCAGGCACCGCAATTCGCCAGGCTCGGGGCCGGAATTCAGATCGGCTGCAACGCCATGAAAGTGTTGCGCGGGCTGGGGCTCGAATCCCGCTTGCGCGACGGGTCATTCTATCCGCGCTCCTGGAATAACCGGGATTGGCGCACCGGCGAAGTCAAGTTCGACATGATTTTTGGCGAGACCGCCGAGCAGAAATTCGGCGCGCCCTATCTGCTGGCGCATCGCGGCGACCTGCACGCGGCGCTCGCAAGTGCGGTTCCCGACCAATGCATCAAGCTCGGCCACAAACTGGTCGGGCTGGACGAGACCGGCGACGGCGTGCGGCTTGCTTTCGCCAGCGGCGAAACCGCGGTCGCCGATGCCGTGATCGGCGCCGACGGTGTTCATTCCGTCGTGAGAGACATGTTGTTCGGCGCATCGCCGGTGCAATTTACCGGCCGCATCGCCTACCGCACGACCTATCCTGCCGCCCTTCTGAACGGGCAAAAGATCGACGACTGCACCAAATGGTGGGGCGAGGACCGGCACATCGTGATCTATTACGTCAAGCCGGACCGCAGCGAGATCTACCTCGTGACCAGCCAGCCCGAGCCGGATTTCCGGATCGAGTCCTGGTCGGCCAAGGGCGACGTCGGGGAATTGCGATTGGCCTTCGCCGGCTTCGATCGCCAGGTCGAAACCGTATTGGCGGCGTGCCCGGATGTGCACAAATGGGCGATCGTCGATCGCAATTCGCTTGAGCGCTGGTCGGACCGCAACGTGACGCTGCTCGGCGACGCCTGTCATCCGATGACGCCCTATATGGCGCAGGGTGCGGCGATGGCGATCGAGGACGCCGCGGTGCTGTCGCGGTGCCTCGACGGCGTGGAGCGGGACCAGGTTCCGGACGCCTTCCGCCGGTTCGAGGCGAGCCGGAAGGACCGTACCGCGCGCGTGCAGCAGACGTCGCGGGCCAATATCTGGCTCAAGGAAAAAACCGACGGCGACTGGGTCTATGGCTACGACGCCTGGAACGTGCCGCTGGCGGCGTAG
- a CDS encoding molybdopterin biosynthesis protein, with the protein MTKTPLQKNHDNVDQDQFLTILTREDALARFEAALFPRPVPSEQRSLGDALGCALAEDIVAPIDVPPFDRSNVDGFAVRSADLASAGEAAPVRMMLNDEVIACGTQPMRPVLSGTATSIATGGPVPRGADAIVMVEQTQPAGSRAIEIRRAASPGQYLSYAGSDIARGEALLRSGTMIGSREIGMLAACGIAQVTVARPIRVAVISTGDELVQPGAALRPAAIYDSNGAIVTAAISENGGDAIFLGAIPDDEAQLEAAMRQALQTSDMLVLSGGTSKGAGDVSHRIIARLGKPGIIAHGVALKPGKPLCLAVCDGKPVVILPGFPTSAMFTFHDMIVPVLRRMAGLPPRSDARVTAKIPVRIASELGRTEFVMVSLVEGSDGLIAYPTGKGSGAITSFAQADGFLRIDALADQMPAGSEAEVTLFTPHVRVPDLVIVGSHCTGLDLVTAPLAHAGLAVRSIAVGSLGGLAAAKRGECDFAPIHLFDGKTESYNTPFLGPGLELVPGWRRMQGIVFRKGDTRFEGLSAEAAVRAALADPACIMVNRNQGAGTRILIDRLLGEARPDGYWNQPRSHNAVAAAVAQHRADWGMTIAPVAHASGLGFIPFAEEHYDFALVTARRQRPAVQAFLEALASDKSREALTRAGFRPA; encoded by the coding sequence ATGACCAAGACGCCCCTGCAGAAAAACCACGACAATGTCGACCAGGACCAGTTCCTGACCATCCTGACGCGCGAAGACGCATTGGCGCGGTTCGAGGCGGCGTTGTTTCCGCGTCCGGTGCCGAGCGAACAGAGATCGCTTGGTGATGCGCTCGGATGCGCGCTGGCGGAAGATATTGTCGCACCCATCGACGTGCCGCCGTTCGATCGCTCCAATGTCGACGGCTTTGCGGTGCGTTCCGCCGATCTCGCGTCCGCCGGCGAAGCAGCACCCGTGCGCATGATGCTGAACGATGAAGTGATCGCCTGCGGCACTCAGCCGATGCGGCCGGTCCTGTCGGGAACGGCGACGTCGATTGCGACCGGCGGTCCGGTGCCGCGCGGCGCCGACGCCATCGTGATGGTCGAACAGACCCAGCCGGCGGGTTCCCGCGCCATCGAGATCCGCCGTGCCGCGTCGCCGGGGCAATACCTCTCCTATGCCGGTTCCGACATCGCGCGCGGCGAGGCGCTGCTGCGCTCCGGCACCATGATCGGCTCGCGCGAGATCGGCATGCTGGCGGCCTGCGGCATCGCGCAAGTCACCGTCGCGCGACCGATCCGGGTTGCTGTCATCTCCACCGGCGACGAACTGGTGCAGCCGGGCGCGGCGCTGCGCCCCGCCGCGATCTACGACAGCAATGGCGCGATCGTCACCGCGGCGATTTCCGAGAACGGCGGCGACGCGATATTCCTTGGCGCCATCCCCGATGACGAAGCGCAACTCGAAGCCGCGATGCGCCAGGCGCTGCAAACCAGCGACATGCTGGTGCTCTCGGGCGGCACCTCGAAGGGCGCCGGCGACGTCTCCCATCGTATCATCGCACGGCTCGGAAAACCCGGCATCATCGCCCATGGCGTCGCGCTGAAACCGGGCAAGCCGCTGTGTCTTGCGGTCTGCGACGGCAAGCCGGTGGTGATCCTGCCGGGATTTCCGACCTCGGCGATGTTCACCTTCCACGACATGATCGTGCCGGTGCTGCGGCGCATGGCCGGGCTGCCGCCGCGCTCCGACGCCAGGGTCACGGCGAAAATTCCGGTGCGGATCGCGTCCGAACTCGGCCGCACCGAATTCGTCATGGTGTCGCTGGTCGAGGGATCGGACGGATTGATCGCCTATCCCACCGGCAAGGGCTCGGGCGCGATCACGTCGTTTGCGCAAGCCGACGGGTTCCTTCGGATCGATGCGCTGGCCGATCAGATGCCGGCGGGGTCCGAGGCCGAGGTGACGCTGTTCACGCCGCATGTGCGGGTGCCGGATCTCGTCATCGTCGGCAGCCACTGCACCGGGCTCGATCTGGTCACCGCGCCGCTGGCGCATGCCGGGCTTGCCGTGCGTTCGATCGCGGTCGGCAGCCTTGGTGGGCTTGCGGCGGCCAAACGCGGCGAGTGCGATTTCGCGCCGATCCATTTGTTCGACGGAAAAACCGAGAGCTACAACACGCCGTTTCTCGGCCCCGGGCTCGAACTGGTGCCGGGCTGGCGGCGGATGCAGGGCATCGTGTTCCGCAAGGGCGACACGCGCTTCGAAGGCCTGAGCGCCGAGGCTGCGGTGCGCGCTGCACTGGCCGATCCCGCCTGCATCATGGTCAACCGCAACCAGGGCGCGGGCACGCGCATCCTGATCGACCGGCTGCTCGGCGAAGCGCGCCCCGACGGCTACTGGAATCAGCCGCGCTCGCACAACGCGGTCGCCGCCGCGGTGGCGCAGCACCGCGCCGACTGGGGCATGACGATTGCGCCGGTCGCGCATGCGTCCGGTCTGGGTTTCATTCCGTTCGCTGAAGAGCATTATGATTTCGCGCTGGTGACGGCGCGCAGGCAACGCCCGGCGGTGCAGGCCTTTCTGGAGGCGCTGGCGTCGGATAAAAGCCGCGAAGCGCTGACGCGGGCGGGATTTCGGCCGGCATAG
- a CDS encoding molybdopterin-binding protein, producing the protein MVTSQRLPASLTPLDAALGALLRDQGPVTPVELPLAEALGCIAAEMPQLQAYPPHDIAASDGFAFRSSDLVGASSYSPLPLAAAPRWVDAGDAIPGGCDCVLDSDSVDQSGPIVQVLAESIPGQGVRRAGADIAAGSFVAEAGRRVVARDLLIARTAGMEKLRVRRPRLRIVNIPGGTVTADLIVESARAAGADVACVTSASRDAASIVRAFDGPACDLLLTVGGSGVGRTDTSVTALAERGEVLSYGIALQPGRTSAVGRIGTTPVVALPGAPDQAFAAWWTLTLPVLDRLSGRRPRKTLNLPLARKIASAVGIAEIVLLEQKQGVWITLAVGELSLDAIARAEAWLPVPADAEGFAAGTPVDAYIMLRE; encoded by the coding sequence ATGGTTACATCCCAGCGCCTGCCGGCTTCGCTCACCCCGCTCGATGCGGCGCTTGGCGCGTTGCTGCGCGATCAGGGTCCGGTGACGCCGGTCGAACTGCCGCTTGCGGAAGCCTTGGGCTGCATCGCGGCCGAGATGCCGCAGCTTCAGGCGTATCCGCCGCATGACATCGCCGCCAGCGACGGCTTTGCGTTTCGCTCGAGCGACCTCGTCGGCGCGTCGTCCTATTCGCCGCTGCCACTCGCGGCAGCGCCGCGCTGGGTCGACGCCGGCGACGCCATCCCCGGCGGCTGCGACTGCGTGCTGGATTCCGATTCCGTGGATCAATCAGGGCCGATAGTGCAGGTGCTGGCGGAGTCGATCCCGGGGCAGGGCGTTCGCCGCGCCGGCGCCGATATCGCCGCGGGAAGTTTTGTCGCCGAGGCCGGCCGGCGCGTAGTGGCCCGCGATCTCTTGATCGCGCGCACCGCGGGAATGGAAAAGCTGAGGGTGCGCCGTCCGCGCCTGCGCATCGTCAATATTCCCGGCGGAACGGTCACGGCGGATTTGATCGTGGAAAGCGCGCGGGCCGCCGGCGCTGACGTCGCCTGCGTCACTTCAGCTTCACGCGATGCCGCGTCGATCGTCCGGGCGTTCGACGGGCCGGCCTGCGACCTGCTGCTGACTGTCGGCGGCAGCGGCGTCGGCCGCACCGACACATCCGTGACGGCGCTGGCGGAACGCGGCGAGGTCCTTAGCTATGGTATCGCCCTGCAACCCGGCCGCACTTCGGCCGTCGGCCGCATCGGTACGACGCCTGTGGTGGCGCTGCCGGGCGCGCCGGATCAGGCGTTTGCGGCGTGGTGGACGCTGACGCTTCCCGTGCTCGATCGGCTTTCCGGGCGCCGGCCGCGCAAGACGCTCAATCTGCCGCTGGCGCGCAAGATTGCCTCCGCGGTCGGCATCGCCGAGATCGTGCTGCTGGAGCAAAAGCAGGGCGTCTGGATCACGCTGGCGGTGGGGGAACTATCGCTCGATGCGATCGCGCGGGCCGAAGCGTGGCTGCCGGTGCCCGCGGATGCGGAAGGATTTGCTGCGGGCACGCCGGTCGATGCCTATATTATGTTGCGGGAGTGA
- a CDS encoding ABC transporter substrate-binding protein: MFGKNLFSLGFSLGALAAALLASTAASAQISDDAVKIGVLTDMNGPASTPTGQGSVTAAQMAVDDFGGKVLGKPISVIVGDHQLKADIGASLARRWYDTEQVDLIVDVPVSAVGLAVQTVANEKKKLFITHSTGSADFHGKFCSPYAIQWVFDTRALAVGTAQEVVKRGGDSWFFITDDYAFGHSLERDASAVILKNGGKVLGSVKPPFATPDLSSFILQAQASKAKIIGIAGGPPNNINEIKTAGEFGVLKGGQQMAGLLVLITDIHSLGLPAAQGLLLTTSFYWDMDDKTREWSKRYFAKMNRMPTMWQAGVYSSVTYYLNAIKDSGTDDPLKVAAKLREKPVEDFFARNGKLREDNLMVHDLMLVQVKSPEESKYPWDYYKILAKISGEDAFGPPNPECSLVKK, translated from the coding sequence ATGTTCGGCAAAAACCTATTTTCACTTGGGTTTTCACTTGGAGCACTCGCGGCCGCACTGCTGGCCTCAACGGCGGCGTCAGCGCAGATATCCGACGATGCGGTCAAGATCGGCGTCCTCACCGACATGAACGGTCCGGCGTCGACGCCGACCGGTCAGGGCTCGGTGACCGCCGCGCAAATGGCGGTCGACGATTTCGGCGGCAAGGTCTTGGGCAAGCCGATCAGCGTGATCGTCGGCGACCATCAATTGAAGGCCGATATCGGCGCCAGCCTGGCGCGGCGCTGGTATGACACCGAGCAGGTCGATCTGATCGTCGACGTGCCGGTCTCGGCCGTGGGCCTCGCGGTGCAGACCGTCGCCAACGAAAAGAAGAAGCTGTTCATCACCCATTCGACGGGGTCTGCGGATTTCCACGGCAAGTTCTGCTCGCCCTACGCCATCCAGTGGGTGTTCGATACCCGCGCGCTCGCGGTCGGCACCGCGCAGGAAGTGGTCAAGCGCGGCGGCGACAGCTGGTTCTTCATCACCGACGACTACGCGTTCGGGCACTCGCTCGAGAGGGATGCCTCCGCCGTCATCCTCAAGAACGGCGGCAAGGTGCTGGGCTCGGTGAAGCCGCCGTTTGCGACGCCCGATTTGTCGTCCTTCATCCTGCAGGCCCAGGCCTCGAAGGCCAAGATCATCGGCATCGCCGGCGGCCCGCCCAACAACATCAACGAGATCAAGACCGCCGGCGAATTCGGCGTCTTGAAGGGCGGCCAGCAGATGGCCGGGCTGCTCGTGCTGATCACCGACATCCATTCGCTCGGGCTTCCCGCGGCGCAGGGGCTGTTGCTGACGACCTCGTTCTATTGGGACATGGACGACAAGACCCGCGAATGGTCGAAGCGCTATTTCGCCAAGATGAACCGGATGCCGACGATGTGGCAGGCCGGCGTCTACTCGTCCGTGACCTATTACCTCAACGCCATCAAGGATTCCGGCACCGACGACCCGCTCAAGGTCGCGGCCAAGCTGCGCGAGAAACCGGTCGAGGATTTCTTTGCCCGCAACGGCAAGCTGCGCGAGGACAATCTGATGGTGCACGATCTGATGCTGGTGCAGGTCAAGTCGCCGGAAGAGTCGAAATATCCCTGGGACTATTACAAGATCCTGGCGAAGATCTCCGGCGAGGACGCGTTCGGCCCGCCCAATCCGGAATGTTCGCTGGTGAAGAAGTAG
- a CDS encoding DsrE family protein has translation MSMFQHIAKAATMAAIAVLLTAPFAAAEQGGRYWVPKTTSPGPYWRPSTANPAQYSEPTTTTPAPYAGPITTTPDSGSIKMDRATHGRWLGRHSTRRFATTQARKRSPLAAMAQAIPVSKAHRLILQVNTNDPATMNLALNNATNVTQYYKELGEKVKIEVVTFGPGLHMLRDDTSPVKARIEQMALSTPEVSFKACGNTQEKMHEAEHKDIPIVAQAQVVKSGVVRVMELQEEGWTYLKP, from the coding sequence ATGAGCATGTTTCAGCATATTGCGAAGGCAGCGACGATGGCAGCCATCGCGGTCCTGCTTACCGCACCATTCGCCGCGGCGGAGCAAGGCGGACGATACTGGGTGCCGAAAACGACCAGCCCCGGCCCATACTGGAGACCGTCAACGGCCAACCCCGCCCAATATTCTGAGCCGACCACAACGACCCCGGCCCCATACGCGGGACCGATAACGACCACCCCGGATTCCGGATCGATCAAGATGGATCGCGCCACGCATGGGCGGTGGCTTGGGAGACACTCGACGAGACGGTTCGCCACCACACAGGCGCGGAAGCGATCCCCTCTCGCTGCAATGGCCCAGGCCATCCCCGTTTCCAAAGCGCACCGTTTGATCCTGCAGGTCAACACGAATGACCCTGCCACGATGAATCTCGCGCTGAACAACGCAACGAACGTTACGCAATATTATAAGGAGCTCGGGGAGAAGGTGAAAATCGAGGTCGTCACGTTCGGGCCTGGCCTGCATATGCTTCGCGATGACACGTCGCCGGTGAAGGCTCGAATCGAGCAAATGGCGCTGAGTACGCCGGAGGTATCGTTCAAGGCTTGCGGCAACACCCAGGAAAAAATGCACGAAGCCGAGCACAAGGACATACCGATTGTCGCTCAGGCGCAGGTGGTAAAGTCAGGCGTGGTGCGCGTGATGGAACTGCAGGAGGAGGGCTGGACCTACCTAAAACCGTGA